A window from Corynebacterium urealyticum DSM 7109 encodes these proteins:
- a CDS encoding DIP1281 family NlpC/P60 protein — MSTVNQEIFNVLSRPSIGRIDTANIARSSRTLLAVAVTAGIYAHTATAPALAEDQESVEAYLADLVDQTSSKQSEVDNILNRMGGIREAANKSRVDLERSQKAAQEAQDKTLSARKRLDSAEKDVNTAQEKLNEIARSAYKQGGHTAPVTLAAGGDSAASQLDRASYVRLATEKQQGVVNRLDLSRTQSANEESRLRASREAADNAVQNAVKAHQTAVETLRNSQQQLQTISAEYQKLKRQAEQAQAKLRAAKSAIETLANQKPKASSFEKRAAAEKAANLVEEKAEKDSAKSSEQPDTPQQNTPQTEEPASGDNTAETTAATTETQAPSEAPTPDTAATTAPETPASFEQSSSGDDHRQKAIDGLIAAGQDAFRAGATAAANGQDRAGALRAAGEAGRNTAGQHYDQLVANAGNAQSTQTTPATSEAPSQNQTTTPTEAAQEPAEQQAEQTAEAETPDQSDNPAQQAESQGILINPETGLQEERPGEMPPVTAPDNDNLPSADTTVDTSGTAEEKIERVIDRAMSQLGVQYAWGGGNANGPTLGIRDGGVADQYGDYQKIGFDCSGLTLYAFAAVGLDIGHYTGYQYNQGRKIPVSEIKRGDMLFWGPNAEYHVAIYLGDGKMIEAPQSGDVVKISDVRYNGMSPYAVRMIE; from the coding sequence ATGTCCACCGTCAACCAGGAGATCTTTAACGTGCTATCTCGCCCGAGCATCGGCCGTATCGATACGGCAAACATCGCGCGGTCTAGTCGCACTCTTCTCGCGGTCGCTGTGACCGCTGGCATCTATGCGCACACGGCCACCGCACCCGCACTAGCAGAGGACCAGGAGTCCGTTGAGGCATACCTCGCGGACCTAGTGGACCAGACCTCCAGCAAGCAATCCGAGGTTGACAACATCCTCAACCGGATGGGTGGCATCCGCGAGGCGGCAAATAAATCCCGCGTGGACCTGGAGCGCAGCCAAAAGGCCGCCCAGGAGGCGCAGGATAAGACGCTGTCCGCGCGCAAGCGACTAGACAGTGCCGAAAAGGACGTCAACACTGCCCAAGAGAAGCTAAACGAGATCGCCCGCTCTGCATATAAGCAGGGAGGCCACACAGCTCCGGTAACTCTCGCTGCGGGAGGCGATTCCGCAGCGTCCCAGTTGGATCGCGCCAGCTATGTTCGTCTCGCAACCGAAAAGCAGCAGGGCGTAGTCAACCGCCTGGACTTGTCACGCACCCAGAGCGCAAACGAAGAATCTCGTCTTCGCGCATCCCGCGAGGCCGCGGATAACGCAGTCCAGAATGCAGTCAAGGCGCATCAGACTGCCGTGGAAACGCTGCGCAATTCGCAGCAGCAGCTGCAGACGATCTCCGCGGAGTACCAGAAGCTCAAGCGTCAGGCCGAGCAGGCTCAGGCGAAGCTTCGCGCAGCCAAGAGCGCGATCGAGACGCTGGCAAACCAGAAGCCGAAGGCGTCCTCCTTCGAAAAGCGCGCCGCTGCCGAGAAGGCCGCAAACCTGGTCGAGGAGAAGGCGGAGAAGGACTCCGCTAAGAGCTCCGAGCAACCAGATACTCCACAGCAGAACACGCCACAGACCGAGGAACCAGCCTCCGGAGACAACACCGCTGAGACTACTGCTGCAACGACTGAAACCCAGGCGCCGTCCGAGGCGCCTACGCCGGACACCGCGGCAACTACTGCGCCAGAAACCCCCGCAAGCTTCGAACAATCCAGCTCTGGTGACGATCACCGCCAGAAGGCCATCGATGGTCTGATCGCTGCTGGCCAGGACGCCTTCCGGGCGGGCGCCACTGCCGCCGCCAACGGTCAGGACCGTGCCGGTGCGCTGCGTGCTGCTGGTGAAGCGGGCCGCAACACCGCCGGCCAGCACTACGATCAGCTCGTCGCTAACGCGGGCAATGCACAGAGCACGCAGACCACTCCGGCTACCAGCGAGGCGCCGTCGCAGAACCAGACGACGACCCCTACCGAAGCCGCGCAGGAGCCAGCTGAGCAGCAGGCCGAGCAGACCGCAGAGGCAGAGACCCCGGATCAAAGCGACAACCCGGCTCAGCAGGCAGAGTCCCAGGGCATTCTGATCAATCCGGAGACCGGCCTCCAGGAGGAGCGCCCCGGCGAGATGCCACCGGTCACGGCACCTGATAACGACAACCTGCCGTCCGCGGACACCACCGTCGACACCAGCGGTACCGCTGAAGAGAAGATCGAGCGTGTGATCGACCGCGCGATGAGCCAGCTCGGCGTGCAGTACGCCTGGGGCGGCGGAAACGCCAATGGCCCGACGCTCGGAATCCGCGACGGGGGTGTGGCGGACCAGTATGGCGACTACCAGAAGATCGGTTTCGACTGCTCCGGTCTAACCCTCTACGCCTTCGCCGCAGTGGGCCTGGATATCGGCCACTACACCGGCTACCAGTACAACCAGGGCCGCAAGATCCCGGTCTCGGAGATCAAGCGTGGCGACATGCTCTTCTGGGGACCGAACGCCGAGTACCACGTCGCGATCTACCTCGGCGACGGGAAGATGATCGAGGCCCCGCAGTCGGGCGATGTGGTCAAGATTTCCGACGTTCGCTACAACGGCATGAGCCCCTACGCGGTGCGCATGATCGAGTGA
- a CDS encoding DUF3097 domain-containing protein: protein MSFNNRDPYSGDILKGHARTKRPQYPEVPAEPGLIIEVLADDFVGEVVGGEKTIDGWCVKLEDRHGAQRLFPLRPGGFLLEGQRVSLSRYVAPREVPVEPTISNSGSRRVANVEAKVAAPSRIWVEGIHDAAIVERVWGHDLRVEGIVVEYIEGLDNLHERLAEFQPTADRRVGVLADHLIEGTKEMRLVQSLGPHVMVTGHPYIDIWEAVKPSSVGIKAWPHVPRGIDWKTGVCQQLGWGTPQDGWRKVYSSVKTFRDLDSSLLGAVERLIDFVTVGG from the coding sequence ATGAGCTTCAACAATCGCGACCCTTACTCAGGCGACATTCTTAAAGGTCACGCCCGCACGAAACGGCCACAGTACCCGGAGGTGCCCGCCGAGCCGGGGCTGATCATCGAAGTTCTCGCCGATGATTTCGTGGGGGAGGTCGTCGGTGGGGAGAAGACGATCGATGGTTGGTGCGTGAAGCTTGAAGACCGCCATGGCGCCCAACGCCTCTTCCCGCTGCGCCCCGGCGGCTTTCTCCTCGAGGGGCAGCGGGTCAGCCTCAGCCGGTACGTCGCGCCCCGCGAGGTGCCCGTCGAACCCACGATCTCCAATTCCGGCTCCCGCCGGGTGGCTAACGTCGAAGCAAAGGTCGCCGCCCCCTCCCGCATCTGGGTGGAGGGAATTCACGACGCCGCGATCGTCGAACGCGTCTGGGGGCACGACCTGCGAGTCGAGGGCATTGTGGTGGAGTACATCGAGGGCTTGGACAACCTCCACGAAAGGCTCGCTGAGTTCCAGCCAACCGCCGATCGGCGCGTCGGCGTGCTCGCCGATCATCTGATCGAAGGCACCAAGGAGATGCGGCTCGTTCAGAGCCTTGGCCCCCACGTGATGGTCACCGGCCACCCGTATATCGATATCTGGGAGGCCGTGAAACCGTCCTCAGTTGGAATCAAAGCTTGGCCACACGTGCCGCGTGGGATCGATTGGAAGACAGGGGTGTGCCAGCAGCTCGGCTGGGGAACCCCACAGGATGGCTGGCGGAAGGTCTATTCCTCTGTAAAAACCTTCCGGGACCTCGACTCCTCGCTGCTGGGGGCAGTGGAGCGGCTCATCGACTTCGTGACGGTCGGGGGATAG
- a CDS encoding TVP38/TMEM64 family protein: MLTHLRERWAQLGTRAQIGLFLAALTVIACLFFIPLPSPHTIRDWVGSTGPWAPLAYLVLMVLCTQFPFPRTVWTLSAGLMFNPLLGITLMFLGLALSATISVLIFRRVGGRWSSAENGADPRVATLRKLIEQRGWLAVLGLRLVPAVPFSLLNYACGLVRVPLPGFLFATVVGSAPNTVGLIIATNSLTSQHLDPSSRMLWLVASALLMLVGLAIASREAWLWRKLVGSRS, translated from the coding sequence GTGCTGACCCATCTTCGCGAGCGCTGGGCGCAGCTGGGAACCAGGGCTCAGATCGGTCTCTTCCTCGCCGCGCTCACGGTGATCGCCTGCCTCTTCTTCATCCCTCTGCCCTCCCCGCACACCATCCGCGACTGGGTGGGGTCAACCGGCCCCTGGGCGCCACTGGCATACCTGGTGTTGATGGTCCTGTGTACCCAGTTTCCGTTCCCTCGCACAGTCTGGACGCTGAGCGCGGGGCTGATGTTCAACCCGTTGCTGGGTATTACCCTGATGTTCCTGGGGCTCGCGCTGTCAGCCACCATCTCCGTGCTGATTTTCCGCCGCGTCGGTGGTCGGTGGAGTTCGGCCGAGAACGGTGCCGACCCGCGCGTGGCAACCTTGCGCAAACTGATTGAACAGCGTGGCTGGCTGGCTGTGCTGGGGCTTCGGCTCGTGCCAGCGGTGCCGTTTAGCTTGCTAAATTACGCCTGCGGCCTGGTGCGTGTACCCCTGCCCGGTTTCCTCTTCGCCACGGTGGTGGGCAGCGCTCCCAATACTGTGGGGCTCATCATTGCGACCAATAGCCTCACCTCCCAGCACCTGGACCCTAGTTCACGGATGCTGTGGCTCGTGGCCTCGGCCCTGTTGATGCTGGTGGGACTGGCTATCGCGTCCCGTGAGGCCTGGCTTTGGCGCAAGCTCGTCGGCAGCAGGTCCTAG
- a CDS encoding YbhB/YbcL family Raf kinase inhibitor-like protein, with product MTLNPEDASTHASYVDERFPGPDPYAPLADLPTLKVTSETFADGDRLPEAQLGGNDVSPQLSWEPGPEGTETYAVTCFDPDAPTASGFWHWAVFNIPASVTSLQLDAGDDELAGLPKGATALRGDSGSRGYYGAMPPEGHGPHRYLFAVHAVGEKLDISDSATPTVLGFNLQFKALARGILWGWAEN from the coding sequence ATGACTCTTAACCCAGAAGATGCTTCAACTCACGCTTCCTATGTCGACGAGCGCTTCCCGGGTCCGGACCCGTATGCGCCACTAGCCGACCTGCCCACGCTGAAGGTCACCAGCGAGACCTTCGCCGACGGGGACCGCCTCCCGGAGGCACAACTTGGCGGCAACGATGTCTCCCCGCAGCTCAGCTGGGAGCCGGGTCCGGAGGGGACCGAAACCTACGCAGTCACGTGCTTTGACCCGGATGCGCCTACCGCCAGCGGCTTCTGGCACTGGGCCGTCTTCAACATCCCCGCCTCCGTGACCAGCCTCCAACTCGACGCAGGCGATGACGAGCTCGCTGGCCTGCCAAAGGGAGCAACAGCACTGCGCGGAGACTCTGGAAGCCGTGGCTACTACGGCGCCATGCCCCCGGAAGGCCACGGCCCGCACCGCTACCTCTTCGCGGTGCACGCCGTCGGGGAGAAGCTGGACATCAGCGACTCCGCAACACCGACCGTCCTGGGGTTCAACCTTCAGTTCAAGGCTTTGGCGCGCGGCATCCTGTGGGGTTGGGCGGAGAATTAA